The Amycolatopsis camponoti genome segment CCTCGATCCCGCGACCGCTCCGAACCAGACCCTCACCCTCGACGACCTCCGCGAGCACATCGGTTCGCGGCTGCACCTCGCGAAACCGCTCCGCTGGCGGCTGCTGCCCGTGCCGCTCGGGCTCGACCACCCCTACTGGATCGACGATCCCGAGTTCGACCTCGAGTACCACGTCCGCGAGATCGCCCTCCCCGCGCCGGGCGACGAACGCCAGCTCGCGGAGCAGATCTCCCGCCTCACCGCGCGGCCGCTCGACCGGCGGCGGCCGCTCTGGGAGGCCTACCTGATCCACGGCCTGCGCGGCGGGACCAAAGCCGTCTACACGAAGGTCCACCACAGCGCCATCGACGGCGTCTCCGGGGCCGAGCTCATCGGCGTCCTCATGGACACCACCGCCGAGCCCCCCACGCGAAAACCGCCCAAGACGCCGCAAAAAGAACCCGTTCCCAGCGGCGCGGAACTCGCTTTCAACGGCGTGAAACGCCTCGCGCTGCACCCCGTCAAAGCCGCGCTGCAGGTGCCGAAACTGCTGCAGCACCTCGACGAGGTCCCCGGCCTCGGCCGCTACCCCGGCGTCGGGCTGCTCGCGAAGGCCGGCAGCGTGCTCAACCGCGTCACCCGCCAGGGCTCCGGGCGCCACGAAGCCGACCGGCCGCGGCTCGTCGCGCCCGACACTCCGTTCAACGGCCCGATCAGCCCGCACCGCCGCTTCGCGTACGGCTCGCTGCCCCTCGACGAGGTCAAGCACGTCAAGAACACCTTCGGCGTCACGGTGAACGACGTCGTGATGGCGTTGTGCGCGAGCGTGATGCGCCGGTGGCTCGTCGACCACGACGCCCTGCCCGACCAGCCGCTCGTCACGCTCGTCCCCCTGTCCGTACGCACGCCCGAGCAGGCGAAGGACGCCGGCAACCAGGTGTCGGTCATGCTCGCGCCGCTGCCGACGCACCTCGCCGACCCCGCCGCGCGGCTGGCCGAGGTCACCACGGCGATGGTCGCCGCGAAGCAGCGGTACCAGCCGCTGCCGGCGTCGTGGCTGGTCGACTTCAGCGGCATGCTCCCGGCCGCGCTCGGCGGGCTCGCCGCCCGCGCCACGATGAAGTTCCTCGGGGCCACCGCGCCGGTCGTGAACCTCGTCGTGTCGAACGTGCCCGGGTCGCAGAGCCCGCTGTACCTGGCCGGCGCGCGGCTGCTCGCGAACTACCCGGTGTCGGCGATCACCGACGCGAGTGGCGGGCTGAACATCACCGTGATGTCCTACGACGGCAAGCTGGACTTCGGGCTCGTCGCCTGCCGCGAGCTGATCCCGGACGTCTGGGACCTGATCGACCACCTGCACGACGCGCTGGCCGAGCTCACCAAGCTGGCCGCCGAGCACACCCGGGAGGCTTGATGGCGGAGCAGGTCACGGCGGTCAACGGCGTCGAGCTGTGCCACGAGACGTTCGGCGACGCGGGCGGCCGGCCACTGCTGCTCGTCATGGGACTCGGCGCGCCGATGATCTGGTGGGACGAGGAGTTCTGCGAAACCCTTGCCGCGCAAGGGTTCCACGTCATCCGGTTCGACAACCGGGACGCCGGGCGGTCGAGCCGGATGCGGGGCAGGGCCAACCTCGCGGAGGCGTACCTGCTGCACCGCGCGCCGTACTCGCTCGCGGACATGGCCGCCGACGCCGCCGGTCTGCTGGACGTCCTGGGCATTCCCGCCGCGCACGTCGCGGGCGCGTCGATGGGCGGGATGATCGCGCAGACCCTGGCCATCCGGCACCCCGAGCGGGTGCTGTCGCTGACGTCGATCATGTCCAGCACCGGCGGCCGGCTCGTCGGCCGGCCGAGCCCGAAGGCCATGTCGATGCTGCTCAGCGCGCCGCCGCGCAACCGCGCGGACTACGTCGAGCTGCTCGTGCGGACGTTCCGGCTGATCGGCTCGCCGGGCTACCCGTTCGACGAAGCGCGCATGCGGGACCGCGCCGAGCGCACGTTCGACCGCGGCGTCCACCCGGGCGGGACGGTCCGTCAGCTCGCGGCGATCATGGCCGAACGCGACCGCGGGCCCCGGCTGCGCAAGGTGCGCGTGCCGGCGTTGGTGGTGCACGGCGCCCGTGACCCGCTGGTCCACGTCTCCGGCGGCCGTGCGACGGCCCGCGCGATCCCGGGCGCGGACCTCGACGTCGTCCCCGGCATGGGCCACGACCTGCCCCGTGCGGTCTGGCCGCGGGTGGTCAAGGGCATCACGCGCATCGCCGACCGTGCGGAAGTGGCGCACACGCGTGATTGAGCGGGCATCACGCGTGATTGGAGGGGCATCACGCGTGATGGGGAGGACGACACGGCTCAGCCGGCGAGGGTGATCGAGCCCAGGTGGGAGAAGTGGGCCGCGATGCGGGAGCCGGGGCGGACCGGAACCGCGTCCGTCATGCCGCCGGTCAGGACCAGCCAGCCCGGTTCCAAAGCCAGGCCGCGCGCGCCGAGGGCGTTCGCCGCCAAGGCCAGGGCTTCCGCCGGGTGACCCTGGACCGCCGCGCCGGTCGCCGTGTCGACGATCTGGCCGTCGACCTCCAGCAGCGTCGCTTCCAGCGAAAGATCAAGCGAAGCGGGCGGCAGGCCGACCGGGCCCACGCTGAAGTACGCCGACGAGCCGTTGTCCGCGACCGCGTCCGGGAGCGTGAAGCGGTAGTCGGTGTACCGGCTGTCGATGATCTCGATGCCGCCGTACACGCGGTCGACCGCGGCCAGCGCCGTCGCCGCGGTGACGCCGGGACCCGCCAGCCGGCGCCCCAGCACGAAGACCAGCTCCGGCTCGGCGCGAGGGTGGATCAGCGAAGGCACGGGAACACCCGCCGGCAGGACCATCGCGTCCGTCAGCCAGGCCAGCAACGGCGAATCGATGCCCATCCGCTGCTGCTTCGCCCGGGACGTCAGGCCCAGCTTCAGCCCGACGAGCGTCTCGCCGCGGGCCCGCCGCAGCCGCAGGGCCTCGTCCTGGATCGCGTACGCCGTGTCGATGTCCAACCCGGGCCACTCCTCCGAGAGCGGCGAACGCTCCGAAACCGTTCCCAGCAGCGCAGCGGCCGCCTCGCGCACGTTCACGATTCCTCCGTAGCGGGAGCGAAGACCGCGGTGACACTGCCCAGGCCGGCCATGGTCGCGACGACCGTGTCGCCCGGCGACACCGGGATCGCCCGGGTCATCGACCCCGGCAGCACGACGTGCCCCGGCTCCAGGGTGACGCCCAGCGGTCCGACCGTGTTCGCCAGCCACACCAGCGAGTTCAGCGGCGAGCCGAGCACCGCGCCGCCCGCGCCCGTCGCCGCCACCGCACCGTTCTGGTAGAGGACGCAGCCGGCCAGCCGCAGGTCCACGGAACCCAGCGCCGTCGGGCTGCTGCCCAGCACGACACCACCGGACGACGCGTTGTCCGCGATCGTGTCGAACAGCGAGATCTTCCAGTCCTGGATCCGCGAGTCGACGATCTCCAGCGACGGCAGGACGAAGTCGACCGCGCGCACCGCGTCGGCGACCGTGACGCCGGGGCCGCGCAGCGCCGAGCCGAGCACGAACGCGATCTCCGGCTCGATCCGCGGCTGCAGGAACGCCGACGTCGGGATCGCCTGGTGCTCCAGGTGGAACATGCTGCCGGTCAGGTGCCCGTAGTCGGGCTGGTCGACGCCCATCTGCCGCTGCATCGCGGCGGACGCGAGCCCGACCTTGTGCCCGCGGACGGCGTCGCCGCCGTCGACCCAGTGCCGCACCTGCTCCTGCTGGATCCGGTACGCGTCTTCGACCCCCGCTTCCGGGTAGGTCTTGATCAGCGGCTCGATCGGTTCGCGCGTCGCGTAGGCCCGCGCCAGTACGGCGGCGGCCTCCTGCACCAAGCTGTCGTCCACTCCGGGGACTCTGCCGTGAGCGCACCCCGCACACAAGCCTCGACGTTCCACTCAACGGAACTCTCGCTAGGCAACCTCTTGCTCGCGAGATAAATGGAGCGTAGCGTGAACGACACCACCAGGAAGGGACGTGAGGGACATGGCACCGACCCAGGCCGAGGTCACCAAGCTCGCCGAGATCCGCGACGAGCTGCGCGAGCGCCACCTGCACCCCGCCGCCGATCGCCCGGCGACGAACGGGCGCGGCATCCACCACACCGCGCTGATCTCCAGCGACGTCGAGCGGACCATCGGGTTCTACCAGGACATCCTGGGCTTCCCGCTCACCGAGCTGATCGAGAACCGCGACTACCCCGGCTCCAGCCACTTCTTCTTCGACGTCGGCAACGGCAACGCGGTCGCCTTCTTCGACCTGCCCGGTCTGGACCTCGGCCCGTACGCGGAAGTCCTCGGTGGACTGCACCACCTGGCCCTGTCCGTCACGCCCGAACGGTGGAGCGTGATCAAGGACAAGCTCGACGAAGCCGGCGTGAAGTACCTGCTGGAGAGCGAGACCTCCATCTACCTGTCCGATCCGGACGGTGCCCGCGTCGAGCTGATCTCCGACCCGCTGGGCGAGATGTACGGCGAGAAGATCGGCTGAAACCGTGTTCCGGGCGGCGCGGGCCGTTTAGCCTGTGCGCGACGCCTGGAGGTCCCATGTCCGATTGGACGCTCTCTCGCGCGAAGGCGCGCCTCGATCACCGCGAGCTGCTCGACGAGCTCACCGCGCGCACGCGGTTCGAGGTCCGGCTGCACCTCAACGAGCCGATGACGAACGGCGCCTACGACGAGCTGACGAGCATCTTCGCGATCGGGCACGGCGAGTGCGCCACGCTGCTGGCGCACCGCCGCCTGCTCCCGTGGTGGGAACGCGCGCTGCTGTTACGGTACGCGCGGCGCCTTCACGGCAAGGCGATCACGCGCAGTGTCGGTGTCGTGCCCGCCGAGGTCGCACCGCAGGCCGCCCGCGCGTTCGGCGCCGAGATCGCCGAGCTGGCCCCGGACTCCGGTGACACCGGCGCGAAGTACGACCTCCAGGGCCGCGGGCTGCTGACGGTCTTCCGCATCGCCGTCGGCGCCAAGGGTGCGGTCTGGCCGGACCAGCACGAGGTCGCGGTGACGTCCGCCCGCAACATCCTGACGTGTGCCGCGACCTTCGCCCGCCGCAAGCCGTGGCATGTGATCTGGCCCGTCTACCGCGTCCGCGGCCTGCGGCTCTGGAAGCTTTGACACCCGCCGCGCGTTCCCCCGGTATGAAAGCAGAGGAAATCCTCGAAGGCGCGAAGACGATCGCCGTCGTCGGCTTGAGCCGCGACCCGGCCAAGGCCGCGCACGGCGTGCCGGCGGTCCTGCAGGCGCACGGCTTCCGGATCATCCCGGTGCACCCGACCGCGACCGAGCTGCTCGGCGAGAAGGTCTACCGGTCGCTGAAGGACATCCCGGAGCCGGTCGACCTGGTCGACGTGTTCCGGCCGTCTCCCGAGGCACCCGGCATCGCCCGCGACGCCGTCGAGATCGGCGCGAAGGCGCTGTGGCTGCAGCAGGGCATCGTCTCCGCCGAGGCGCGCCGCATCGCCGAAGAGGGCGGGCTGGAGTACGTCGAGAACCGCTGCACCGCCGTGGTCCGCGCGACGAACGCGATCTCGAAAAACTAGGCGGCGCCGCCCGCCCGGCGCCTATGCTCCGAGGCGATGACCACCGAGACGAACCTGTTCACGACGCCACTGCGGATCCCCACCCTCGACGGCGTGGCCGACGCCTTCGCCACCTTCCCCGGCCACGGACGGCACCCGGGGGTGCTGATGTACCCGGACGGCTTCGGCATCCGTCCCGTCCTGCGGGACATGGCCCGAGAACTGGCCGGCCACGGCTACTACGTGCTCGTCCCCAACTTCTTCTACCGCACCGGCCCGGCACCGGTGCTCGACCTTCCCGAGCACATCGGCGAAGAAGCCCGGCCGGCGATCTTCGCCGAGCTGATGCCCATGATCGAGGCGCACACCACCGAACGCGTCCTGTGTGACGCCGACGCCTTTCTCCGGTTCCTCCGCACCCGGCCCGAGGTCGGCGCCGGACCGGTCGCGGTGACCGGCTACTGCATCGGTGGCCTCCTCGCGACACGCACCGCCGCGGCCCACCCCGGCCAGGTGGCCGCCCTCGCCGCGTTCCACGCCCCGGTGCAGGCCGCCGGACCCGACCTGCACCGGCTCACCGCCCGGGTTCACTTCGGCCACGCCGAAACCGACCTGACGCCCGAGGCGCTCGGCGAGCTCAACCGGACCCTGGACGCAGCGGGTATCGACCACACGTCCGAGATCTACCCCGGCACCGTCCACGGCTTCACGATGTCCGACACCGACGCCTTCGACCCCGCCGCTCTGCGGCTGCACTGGGATCGCCTGCTGGCGCTGCTGGCCGAATCCACCTAGGCCGACGCTCCGAAGTGGACGATGCGGTGGTTCCCGGTCTCGGCCACCCAAACCCCGCCGACGCCGTCATCGACCATGCCGCGCGGTGAGCCGATCGGCTCGGTCGTGTCGGACAGCGCCGCTCCCGTGCGCGTGTCGAACCGGGCCACGCGCCCGGTGTCATCGACCAGCAACCGGCCGGCGTGGTCCAGCGCCAGCCCGCGCGGCCGGTCCAGGCCGCCGAACTCGCGCACGAACCCGCCCCACCACGAAAACTGCACCACGCGGCGGTTGCCGGTGTCGGCGACGTAGACGTTGCCCGCGGCGTCGACCGCGACCCCTTCCGGCGCCTTGAGCCGCCCGGCCAGCACGCGCACGAGCGCGCCGTCGTGGGTGAACGCCTGCACGCGGTCGTTGCCGGTGTCCGCCACCCACACGCGGCCACGGACGTCGACGGCGATCCCGGACGGCGCGCGGAACTGGCCCGGCCCCGAGCCGGGCCCGCCGAAAGCGCGGGGAAGCGCCGCGACTTCACTGGTGGCCACGACGCCAGGATCGCCGACCGCGAGCCACGGCGGCCAGTACCGAAAAGAGTGTTCAGCGACTGTTCCGCCGTCGCTCACCAGCTCCACCGCGTGCACGTCCGCCGCTCCAGGAAGCTGTACGCGGGCAGCGGCCCGACCCAGTCCGCCTGGACGCCGCCACCGCGGGCCAGCCCGCTGACCGCGTCACGCACGACGAGCAGGTCGCCCATCCCGACCAGGAACGCCCACCGCTCGTCCGCCGACTCGCCCGCCGGCAGCGCCACCGAATCGCGGGCGCGTTCGGCGACCTCGCTCAGCAGCACGTCGGAACGCGCCGAACGCCAGGCCGAGCCGGGCTCGGTGAACCGCAGGCAGACGTGCACCTCGGCCAGGCCGTCGAGCCGGTCGAGGTCGGCGCGGTACTCCTCGGCCGCGGGCGCGAGCACCTCGTCCCGGACGGCCTCCTCGTCGTCGGCGACGGTGCCGAACCGGACCGGCAGCACCGGCCCGCCCTCGACGAGCGCGGAAACCACCGCCAGGTGCACCGCCGGATCGGGCTCGGGCTCGCCGACGACCATCGCCAGGTCGTCCCAGCACACCGTCCGCGGCGCCCGCGGGTGCCCGGCGCGCACGACGCCGTAGAGCTGCAGTGTCACGGCTGTTCGACCGGCATCACCGGGTCCACCGGCACCGCCACCGCGGGCGTCGGCGGCGGGGGCGGGATCAGCCCGGTCGTCTGCCCGAGCCCCTGCGAGATCTGCCCGGGCACGGTCGTGTTCTGCAGCCGCTGCATCGCTTCGAGGTACCGGATGAACGTGTCGACGCTGGCGATCACGATCCGCGCCTCGATGGCCAGCAGCTCGATCCCGATCACCGACACCCGCACCGAAGCGTCGATGACGAGTCCCTTGTCGAGCAGGATGTCGAGCGTGTCGGCGAGGCCGCCGCCGGTCTGTCCCGGTCTGGTCACTTAGGACCTTTCGTCGAGGGCCGCGCGGATCTCGGCGAACCGCAGTTCCAGCGCGATGAGGGCCTGGCCGAGGTCTTCGACCTGGGCGGGGGTGAGCGAGTCCATGCGGCGCAGCGCCTGCCGTTCCAGCACCTCGCGGAGGATGTCGAGCACGGTGACGACGAGGTGGCCGAGCCCGCGCCCGGTGTCGGCGGGGATGCGGAGGGGTTCGCTCATTCTTCGAGCCCGAGCAGCAGCAGCCGGAGATCGAGCCGCACCAGGTCGATGCCGGCGAGCGAGATGATCACGTCGCCGGTCACGACGGCGCCGCGGTGCACCACGCGGTCGAGCAGGTCGGCGACGGCCTCGGCGGCCGAACCGGTGCCGATGGCCACGACTTCGGTGTCAGCCATCGGCCAGCACGCCCAGCTCCACGTCGGTGAACGAGTACGGCGGCCACGGGCCGGTGGTCTCCACCGTCGCCCCGGCCTCCCGCAGCTCGCGGGCGAACCACTCGAACTCGGCGTGGAACGCGGCCTCCCGGCCCTCGGCGACGAGGTAGGCGGTGTTGACCAGCACGCCGTGCGGCCGGGCTCGCCCCATGCTGTCGGCGGCGTGCCGCCGCAAGGCCTCCTCGAGCCGTCCGGCCACGCCCACGACGTCTTCGCGGGCCTGCTGGATCGCCTTCAGCCGCTCCCGGCGGCGCACGAGGTACTGCGTGCCCGAAAGCCCCGCGGGGTCCGGGCGGGTGGTCGCGGCCGGCTCGACGTGCCGCACGCGCACCCCCCACTCGCGGTGGCCCTCGACCTCGTCGAGGCAGTCGCGGGCCTGGTCGTA includes the following:
- a CDS encoding WS/DGAT/MGAT family O-acyltransferase produces the protein LDPATAPNQTLTLDDLREHIGSRLHLAKPLRWRLLPVPLGLDHPYWIDDPEFDLEYHVREIALPAPGDERQLAEQISRLTARPLDRRRPLWEAYLIHGLRGGTKAVYTKVHHSAIDGVSGAELIGVLMDTTAEPPTRKPPKTPQKEPVPSGAELAFNGVKRLALHPVKAALQVPKLLQHLDEVPGLGRYPGVGLLAKAGSVLNRVTRQGSGRHEADRPRLVAPDTPFNGPISPHRRFAYGSLPLDEVKHVKNTFGVTVNDVVMALCASVMRRWLVDHDALPDQPLVTLVPLSVRTPEQAKDAGNQVSVMLAPLPTHLADPAARLAEVTTAMVAAKQRYQPLPASWLVDFSGMLPAALGGLAARATMKFLGATAPVVNLVVSNVPGSQSPLYLAGARLLANYPVSAITDASGGLNITVMSYDGKLDFGLVACRELIPDVWDLIDHLHDALAELTKLAAEHTREA
- a CDS encoding alpha/beta fold hydrolase gives rise to the protein MAEQVTAVNGVELCHETFGDAGGRPLLLVMGLGAPMIWWDEEFCETLAAQGFHVIRFDNRDAGRSSRMRGRANLAEAYLLHRAPYSLADMAADAAGLLDVLGIPAAHVAGASMGGMIAQTLAIRHPERVLSLTSIMSSTGGRLVGRPSPKAMSMLLSAPPRNRADYVELLVRTFRLIGSPGYPFDEARMRDRAERTFDRGVHPGGTVRQLAAIMAERDRGPRLRKVRVPALVVHGARDPLVHVSGGRATARAIPGADLDVVPGMGHDLPRAVWPRVVKGITRIADRAEVAHTRD
- a CDS encoding 2-keto-4-pentenoate hydratase — protein: MNVREAAAALLGTVSERSPLSEEWPGLDIDTAYAIQDEALRLRRARGETLVGLKLGLTSRAKQQRMGIDSPLLAWLTDAMVLPAGVPVPSLIHPRAEPELVFVLGRRLAGPGVTAATALAAVDRVYGGIEIIDSRYTDYRFTLPDAVADNGSSAYFSVGPVGLPPASLDLSLEATLLEVDGQIVDTATGAAVQGHPAEALALAANALGARGLALEPGWLVLTGGMTDAVPVRPGSRIAAHFSHLGSITLAG
- a CDS encoding 2-keto-4-pentenoate hydratase, with protein sequence MDDSLVQEAAAVLARAYATREPIEPLIKTYPEAGVEDAYRIQQEQVRHWVDGGDAVRGHKVGLASAAMQRQMGVDQPDYGHLTGSMFHLEHQAIPTSAFLQPRIEPEIAFVLGSALRGPGVTVADAVRAVDFVLPSLEIVDSRIQDWKISLFDTIADNASSGGVVLGSSPTALGSVDLRLAGCVLYQNGAVAATGAGGAVLGSPLNSLVWLANTVGPLGVTLEPGHVVLPGSMTRAIPVSPGDTVVATMAGLGSVTAVFAPATEES
- a CDS encoding VOC family protein, with product MAPTQAEVTKLAEIRDELRERHLHPAADRPATNGRGIHHTALISSDVERTIGFYQDILGFPLTELIENRDYPGSSHFFFDVGNGNAVAFFDLPGLDLGPYAEVLGGLHHLALSVTPERWSVIKDKLDEAGVKYLLESETSIYLSDPDGARVELISDPLGEMYGEKIG
- a CDS encoding CoA-binding protein — its product is MKAEEILEGAKTIAVVGLSRDPAKAAHGVPAVLQAHGFRIIPVHPTATELLGEKVYRSLKDIPEPVDLVDVFRPSPEAPGIARDAVEIGAKALWLQQGIVSAEARRIAEEGGLEYVENRCTAVVRATNAISKN
- a CDS encoding dienelactone hydrolase family protein, coding for MTTETNLFTTPLRIPTLDGVADAFATFPGHGRHPGVLMYPDGFGIRPVLRDMARELAGHGYYVLVPNFFYRTGPAPVLDLPEHIGEEARPAIFAELMPMIEAHTTERVLCDADAFLRFLRTRPEVGAGPVAVTGYCIGGLLATRTAAAHPGQVAALAAFHAPVQAAGPDLHRLTARVHFGHAETDLTPEALGELNRTLDAAGIDHTSEIYPGTVHGFTMSDTDAFDPAALRLHWDRLLALLAEST
- a CDS encoding NHL repeat-containing protein; its protein translation is MATSEVAALPRAFGGPGSGPGQFRAPSGIAVDVRGRVWVADTGNDRVQAFTHDGALVRVLAGRLKAPEGVAVDAAGNVYVADTGNRRVVQFSWWGGFVREFGGLDRPRGLALDHAGRLLVDDTGRVARFDTRTGAALSDTTEPIGSPRGMVDDGVGGVWVAETGNHRIVHFGASA
- a CDS encoding GvpL/GvpF family gas vesicle protein; the encoded protein is MTLQLYGVVRAGHPRAPRTVCWDDLAMVVGEPEPDPAVHLAVVSALVEGGPVLPVRFGTVADDEEAVRDEVLAPAAEEYRADLDRLDGLAEVHVCLRFTEPGSAWRSARSDVLLSEVAERARDSVALPAGESADERWAFLVGMGDLLVVRDAVSGLARGGGVQADWVGPLPAYSFLERRTCTRWSW
- the gvpJ gene encoding gas vesicle protein GvpJ is translated as MTRPGQTGGGLADTLDILLDKGLVIDASVRVSVIGIELLAIEARIVIASVDTFIRYLEAMQRLQNTTVPGQISQGLGQTTGLIPPPPPTPAVAVPVDPVMPVEQP
- the gvpK gene encoding gas vesicle protein GvpK, encoding MSEPLRIPADTGRGLGHLVVTVLDILREVLERQALRRMDSLTPAQVEDLGQALIALELRFAEIRAALDERS
- the gvpJ gene encoding gas vesicle protein GvpJ, encoding MADTEVVAIGTGSAAEAVADLLDRVVHRGAVVTGDVIISLAGIDLVRLDLRLLLLGLEE
- a CDS encoding GvpL/GvpF family gas vesicle protein → MSTREWLCAYAITRNRDGLDLGPAPRLVGYRDLGVVVSEVTPARFDRLDTLDPVDGALAELAREHDAVVRAVFRHEPVLPLRFGTVLDGEASVRRLLEVAYDQARDCLDEVEGHREWGVRVRHVEPAATTRPDPAGLSGTQYLVRRRERLKAIQQAREDVVGVAGRLEEALRRHAADSMGRARPHGVLVNTAYLVAEGREAAFHAEFEWFARELREAGATVETTGPWPPYSFTDVELGVLADG